The following proteins are encoded in a genomic region of Arachis ipaensis cultivar K30076 chromosome B02, Araip1.1, whole genome shotgun sequence:
- the LOC107625421 gene encoding DNA helicase INO80 isoform X2 → MNFQLPQRDNDFGYYGNSSQDDESRDSRGGGAMASHSNGNVNANGREVNLLKRAWSQNSDEEERSRFYGTCITEERYRSMLGEHVQKYKRRFKDTSSTHAQNQVAVPPVQSSSASKARKSGNDHYGGLHAAEIASEWLYDSNSQKPGNYHDANFLQRYASDRTMYEPASLDITDGISYKIPPKYDKLASMLNLPNFSDIHVDEFYLKGTLDLGSLAAMMATDKRFMTTNRGGMGEPMSQYDSLQARLKAMSASNSPHKFSLKVSNVGLNSFIPEGAAGNIKRSILSEGGVLQVYYVKVLEKGDTYEIIERSLPKKQKVKKDPALIEKEERDRIGKIWVNIVRRDVPKHHRNFTIFHRKQLMDAKRFSENCQREVRMKVSRSLRWTRGASIRTRKLARDMLFFWKRADKEMIELRKREEKEAAEALRREQELREAKRQQQRLNFLIQQTELYSHFMQNKSSLLSSEALPMEDEKADDQDALFDSSDAGPIEDDPEEAELKKEALKAAQEAVSKQRKLTSAFDSECLRLRQAGEADPLSQEVAGASDIDLQTPSTMPVASTVQTPELFKGCLKEYQLKGLQWLVNCYEQGLNGILADEMGLGKTIQAMVFLAHLAEEKNIWGPFLVVAPASVLNNWNEELERFCPELKRLPYWGGVAERSVLRKSINPKDLYRRDAKFHIVITSYQLLVQDEKFFRRVKWQYMVLDEAQAIKNSTSIRWKTLLSFNCRNRLLLTGTPIQNNMAELWALLHFIMPTLFDSHEQFNEWFSKGIENHAEHGGTLNEHQLNRLHSILKPFMLRRVKKDVVSELTKKTEVMVHCKLSSRQQAFYQAIKNKISLAELFDSNRGQLNEKKILNLMNIVIQLRKVCNHPELFERSEGSTYFYFAEIPNSLPPPPFGELEDIYYPGGHNPISYEMPKLVYQEIMQRSETFSATVGHGVCRESFQKHFNIFTPENIYRSMISEGVVVNSGNFGFTRLVDLSPQEVTFLASSSFLERLLFSMMRWERKFLDEFIDFLMETTVSDPECSYLEKGTVRAVTRMLLLPSRSEAQFLERRFATGPTCDPFEALVISHQHRLLSNARLLHAAYTYIPPTRAPPIAAYCPDRNFSYKMIEELHDPWVKRLFVGFARTSESTGPRKPVCSPHHLIEEIDSELPISHPALKFTHEVFGCSPPMHNFDPAKLLTDSGKLQTLDILLKRLRAGNHRVLLFAQMTKMLNILEDYMNYRKYKYFRLDGSSTIQDRRDMVKDFQDRSDVFVFLLSTRAGGLGINLTAADTVIFYESDWNPTLDLQAMDRAHRLGQTKDVTVYRLICKETVEEKILLRASQKSTVQNLVMTGGSVGGDLLAPEDVVSLLLDDVQLEQKLKEIPIQVKDKEKKKKPTKGIRVNEDGDASLEDLTNSTAQGTADFDLPMDPEGSNASNKKRKAASRPRNSQKPSESGIMAIDYELDDNHLTTEPVGHKPKRPKRMKNVNEKFEESFTSSATIFPEKT, encoded by the exons atgaactttcaACTTCCACAACGGGATAATGATTTTGGTTATTACGGGAATAGTAGTCAGGACGATGAGAGCAGAGATAGCCGAG GTGGTGGGGCAATGGCAAGTCACAGTAATGGGAATGTGAATGCGAATGGAAGGGAGGTAAATTTGTTGAAGAGAGCATGGTCTCAAAACAGTGACGAGGAGGAAAGGAGTCGGTTTTATGGAACGTGTATCACAGAGGAGCGATATAGATCGATGCTTGGAGAGCATGTCCAAAAATACAAGAGGAGGTTCAAGGACACCTCATCTACTCATGCCCAAAATCAGGTTGCTGTTCCACCTGTTCAAAGTAGCAGTGCCTCAAAAGCTCGAAAGTCTGGGAATGATCACTATGGAGGACTGCATGCTGCAGAGATTGCATCTGAATGGCTATATGATTCCAATTCTCAGAAACCAGGAAACTACCATGATGCTAATTTCCTGCAGCGATATGCCTCTGATAG GACTATGTATGAACCTGCTTCTTTGGACATTACTGATGGTATCTCTTATAAGATCCCTCCAAAATATGATAAGCTAGCTTCAATGCTGAACCTGCCAAACTTCTCAGATATCCATGTAGATGAATTTTACTTAAAGGGTACCTTGGATTTGGGGTCCTTGGCTGCAATGATGGCTACTGATAAAAGGTTCATGACTACAAACCGAGGAGGCATGGGGGAGCCTATGTCCCAATATGACTCACTTCAGGCACGCTTGAAGGCCATGTCCGCTTCTAATTCACCTCATAAGTTCAGTCTGAAAGTGTCCAATGTCGGTTTAAATTCCTTCATCCCAGAGGGGGCAGCTGGAAACATAAAGCGATCTATTTTGTCTGAGGGTGGTGTATTGCAGGTTTATTATGTTAAGGTTTTGGAAAAAGGTGATACTTATGAG ATCATTGAGCGAAGCCTACCTAAGAAGCAAAAGGTGAAAAAAGATCCTGCTTTGATTGAGAAGGAGGAAAGGGATAGAATTGGTAAGATTTGGGTAAACATTGTCAGAAGAGACGTTCCAAAACATCATAGGAATTTCACAATTTTTCATCGAAAGCAACTGATGGATGCCAAGAGGTTCTCAGAGAATTGTCAAAGAGAG gttagaatgaaagttagtagATCACTTAGATGGACTCGGGGTGCCAGCATTCGCACCCGCAAACTAGCTAGAGACATGTTGTTTTTCTGGAAACGAGCTGATAAGGAGatg ATTGAATTGAGAAAAAGAGAGGAAAAAGAAGCTGCTGAAGCATTGAGGCGTGAACAGGAGCTTCGAGAAGCTAAGAGGCAACAGCAAAGGCTTAATTTTCTCATACAACAAACTGAGCTCTACAGTCACTTCATGCAGAACAAATCAAGCTTATTATCTTCAGAGGCTTTACCAATGGAAGATGAAAAAGCAGATGATCAAGATGCACTTTTTGACTCTTCAGATGCTGGCCCAATTGAGGATGATCCTGAAGAGGCTGAATTGAAGAAGGAAGCTTTGAAGGCTGCTCAAGAAGCAGTCTCCAAACAAAGAAAGTTGACAAGTGCTTTCGACAGTGAGTGCCTGAGGCTGCGCCAGGCTGGTGAAGCTGATCCACTTTCACAGGAGGTAGCAGGAGCGAGTGACATTGATTTGCAAACTCC CTCAACTATGCCTGTGGCATCTACAGTTCAGACACCAGAATTATTTAAAGGTTGTCTAAAAGAATATCAGCTAAAAGGTCTTCAGTGGCTTGTTAATTGTTATGAGCAG GGTTTAAATGGCATACTTGCTGATGAGATGGGACTTGGAAAGACAATTCAGGCTATGGTATTTTTGGCCCATTTAGCTGAG GAGAAAAATATATGGGGGCCTTTTCTGGTTGTTGCACCTGCATCTGTTTTAAACAATTGGAATGAGGAACTTGAGCGCTTTTGCCCTGAACTCAAGAGACTTCCTTATTGGGGAGGTGTTGCCGAGCGATCAGTGCTTAGGAAAAGTATTAACCCAAAGGATCTATATCGTAG GGACGCTAAATTCCACATTGTCATCACTAGCTATCAGCTGTTAGTACAAGACGAGAAGTTTTTTCGCCGTGTGAAATGGCAGTACATGGTTTTAGATGAGGCTCAAGCAATAAAAAATTCAACCAG CATAAGATGGAAGACACTCCTTAGCTTTAATTGTCGGAATCGCCTTCTTCTTACTGGCACACCTATTCAGAATAATATGGCAGAGCTGTGGGCTCTTCTGCACTTCATTATGCCAACTTTATTTGATAGCCATGAGCAGTTTAATGAGTGGTTTTCGAAAGG CATTGAGAACCATGCAGAACATGGTGGCACCTTGAATGAGCATCAACTGAACAGATTG CACTCAATTCTGAAGCCTTTCATGTTGCGGCGCGTTAAAAAGGATGTAGTTTCTGAGCTGACTAAGAAAACTGAGGTTATGGTGCATTGCAAGCTGAGTTCTCGGCAGCAGGCTTTCTATCAAGCAATTAAGAACAAGATATCTCTTGCTGAACTTTTCGATAGTAATCGTGGGCAACTCAACGAGAAGAAAATCCTGAATCTAATGAATATTGTTATTCAACTAAGGAAG GTTTGCAACCATCCAGAGTTGTTTGAAAGGAGTGAGGGTAGCACATACTTCTATTTTGCAGAGATTCCAAATTCCCTTCCACCTCCCCCATTTGGGGAGTTGGAGGACATATACTATCCTGGAGGTCACAACCCCATATCATATGAG atGCCAAAACTTGTCTACCAAGAGATTATGCAAAGATCTGAGACTTTCAGTGCGACTGTTGGTCATGGTGTCTGCAGAGAATCTTTTCAGAAACATTTCAACATTTTTACACCGGAAAATATTTATCGCTCTATGATCTCAGAAGGTGTGGTTGTTAATAGCGGAAACTTTGGTTTTACTCGTTTGGTGGATTTGTCTCCACAAGAGGTGACATTTCTGGCCAGTAGTTCTTTCTTGGAGAGACTATTGTTTTCTATGATGAGATGGGAACGTAAATTCCTTGATGAATTTATAGACTTTCTTATGGAGACCACAGTAAGTGATCCTGAATGTAGTTACCTGGAAAAAGGAACAGTGAGAGCTGTTACTAGAATGTTATTATTGCCATCAAGATCTGAGGCTCAGTTTCTTGAACGAAGGTTTGCAACTGGGCCCACCTGTGATCCTTTTGAGGCTTTGGTCATCTCCCATCAGCATAGACTTTTATCCAATGCAAGGCTTCTTCACGCAGCTTACACATATATCCCACCGACTAGAGCTCCACCA ATTGCTGCTTATTGCCCAGATCGTAACTTCTCCTATAAAATGATTGAAGAATTGCATGATCCTTGGGTTAAGAGGTTGTTTGTAGGATTTGCGCGTACATCTGAATCTACTGGTCCTAGAAAGCCTGTTTGTTCTCCTCATCATTTAATTGAAGAGATTGATTCTGAACTACCTATTTCACACCCTGCACTTAAGTTCACACATGAAGTTTTTGGCTGTTCACCTCCGATGCATAATTTTGACCCAGCAAAGTTGCTCACT GACTCTGGGAAGCTTCAAACACTTGATATACTATTGAAACGCTTGCGAGCAGGAAATCATCGTGTTCTTTTGTTTGCTCAGATGACTAAGATGCTGAATATTTTGGAG GATTATATGAACTATAGAAAATATAAGTATTTTCGACTTGACGGGTCATCTACTATTCAGGATCGCAGAGACATGGTCAAAGACTTCCAGGACAG GAGTGACGTATTTGTGTTCTTACTGAGTACAAGAGCTGGTGGATTAGGTATCAACTTGACAGCTGCTGACACAGTCATATTTTATGAAAGTGACTGGAATCCAACGTTGGATCTGCAGGCAATGGATAGAGCTCATCGTTTGGGTCAGACAAAAGAT GTTACTGTTTACCGACTTATATGTAAAGAGACAGTTGAAGAGAAGATACTTCTTAGAGCAAGTCAGAAAAGTACTGTGCAGAACCTTGTCATGACTGGTGGTTCTGTTGGAGGTGATCTTTTAGCTCCGGAGGATGTCGTATCTTTGCTTTTGGATGATGTCCAACTTGAACAGAAATTAAAGGAAATCCCTATTCAG GTAAAGgataaggaaaagaaaaagaaaccaactAAGGGTATACGTGTAAATGAAGATGGTGATGCATCTCTGGAGGATCTAACAAACTCTACAGCCCAGGGTACTGCAGATTTTGATCTTCCGATGGACCCAGAGGGATCAAACGCCAGTAATAAAAAG AGAAAAGCTGCTTCCAGACCAAGGAATTCTCAAAAGCCAAGTGAATCTGGCATTATGGCTATAGATTATGAATTGGATGATAACCACCTAACTACTGAACCAGTGGGCCACAAACCAAAGAGACCCAAAAGGATGAAGAATGTAAATGAAAAGTTTGAAGAGTCTTTTACTTCATCGGCTACCATATTCCCAGAGAAGACTTAA